In Limnohabitans sp. INBF002, one genomic interval encodes:
- a CDS encoding UvrD-helicase domain-containing protein: MHFSPDTSPLLQGLNNEQAAAVTLPQAHALILAGAGSGKTRVLTTRIAWLMQTGQVSPGGILAVTFTNKAAKEMLTRLSAMLPVSVRGMWVGTFHGLCNRFLRAHWKLANLPQSFQILDTQDQLSAIKRLSKQFNVDDERFPPKETMRFIAGCKEDGLRPKDVVARDPDDRKRVELYELYEAQCQREGVVDFGELMLRSYELLRDNDSLREHYRRRFQHILVDEFQDTNKLQYAWLKQLAGPVDQGGGAILAVGDDDQSIYAFRGARVGNMADFVREYKVEHQIKLEQNYRSFSNILDSANHLISHNKGRLGKNLHTTQGAGEPVRVYESPTDFAEAQWMVEEMKQLLRDGKNDVGDRGAGANGVQHRSEIAVLYRSNAQSRVIETALFNAGMPYRVYGGLRFFERAEIKHALAYLRLLENPRDDTSFMRVVNFPPRGIGARSIEQLQDASRAMGCAMSDAVTAVAGKAGANLSAFVAKIDVLREQTQGQNLRQIIELLLDHSGLITHYQGEREGQDRIENLQELVNAAESFVTQEGFGRDAVALPIDEHGQPLATDTNAMPSEGELTRQAAPQTMINADTGETLSPLAAFLTHAALESGDNQAQAGQDAIQLMTVHASKGLEFDCVFITGMEEGLFPHENSMNDFDGLEEERRLMYVAITRARKRLYLSHSQTRMLHGQTRYNLKSRFFEELPEHTMKWITPARSAFAYAMPSRRDAWQNNNGWQNNAWGGGAATAVAPKPVPQRAAPVTSGPNAWVRSGVQVFHAKFGEGAVISIEGLGDDARAQVNFPRHGTKWLALSVAKLTQV, translated from the coding sequence ATGCATTTTTCACCCGATACCTCGCCCTTGCTCCAAGGCCTCAACAACGAACAAGCGGCGGCGGTCACGTTGCCTCAGGCGCACGCGCTGATTTTGGCGGGCGCGGGTTCGGGCAAGACGCGGGTGCTGACCACGCGCATCGCGTGGCTCATGCAAACCGGGCAGGTGTCGCCGGGCGGCATCTTGGCGGTCACGTTTACCAACAAGGCTGCCAAAGAAATGCTCACGCGTTTGTCGGCCATGTTGCCTGTGAGTGTGCGCGGCATGTGGGTGGGCACCTTTCACGGTCTGTGCAACCGCTTTTTGCGGGCCCACTGGAAGCTGGCCAACTTGCCCCAGTCTTTTCAAATCTTGGACACCCAAGACCAGCTCAGCGCCATCAAGCGTTTGAGCAAACAGTTCAATGTGGATGACGAGCGTTTTCCACCCAAAGAAACCATGCGCTTCATCGCCGGTTGCAAAGAGGACGGCTTGCGTCCCAAAGACGTGGTGGCCCGCGACCCAGACGACCGCAAACGTGTGGAGCTCTACGAGCTGTACGAAGCCCAATGCCAACGCGAAGGTGTGGTGGACTTTGGTGAACTCATGCTGCGCTCTTACGAGCTGCTGCGCGACAACGACTCGCTGCGCGAGCACTACCGCCGCCGCTTTCAACACATCTTGGTGGACGAATTTCAAGACACCAACAAGCTGCAATACGCCTGGCTCAAGCAACTCGCTGGCCCAGTGGACCAAGGCGGCGGTGCCATCTTGGCTGTGGGCGACGATGACCAAAGCATTTACGCCTTCCGTGGCGCACGCGTGGGCAACATGGCCGACTTTGTGCGCGAGTACAAGGTTGAACACCAAATCAAGCTCGAGCAAAACTATCGCAGCTTCAGCAACATCTTGGACAGTGCCAACCATCTGATCAGCCACAACAAAGGCCGCTTGGGTAAAAACCTGCACACCACGCAGGGCGCAGGCGAGCCTGTGCGTGTGTATGAATCCCCCACCGACTTTGCCGAGGCGCAATGGATGGTGGAGGAGATGAAGCAACTCTTGCGTGATGGCAAAAATGATGTGGGTGATCGTGGCGCTGGCGCAAATGGTGTGCAGCACCGCAGCGAAATTGCGGTGCTCTACCGCAGCAACGCACAAAGCCGCGTGATCGAAACCGCACTGTTCAACGCAGGCATGCCGTACCGCGTGTACGGTGGTTTGCGCTTCTTCGAGCGCGCTGAAATCAAACACGCTTTGGCTTATTTGCGTTTGTTAGAAAACCCACGCGACGACACCAGCTTCATGCGTGTGGTCAACTTCCCGCCGCGTGGTATTGGCGCGCGCAGCATCGAACAGCTGCAAGACGCCTCGCGTGCCATGGGCTGCGCCATGAGCGACGCCGTCACGGCCGTGGCGGGCAAAGCCGGTGCCAACCTCAGTGCCTTTGTGGCCAAGATTGATGTGCTGCGCGAGCAAACACAGGGGCAAAATCTGCGCCAAATCATTGAGCTGTTGCTTGACCACTCAGGCTTGATCACCCACTACCAAGGTGAGCGCGAAGGCCAAGACCGCATTGAAAACTTGCAGGAATTGGTCAACGCTGCCGAGAGCTTTGTCACGCAAGAAGGCTTTGGCCGCGATGCTGTGGCCTTGCCGATTGACGAGCACGGTCAGCCTTTGGCGACAGACACAAACGCGATGCCGAGCGAAGGCGAACTCACACGCCAAGCTGCACCCCAAACCATGATCAACGCCGACACCGGCGAAACCTTGTCGCCCTTGGCAGCCTTCCTCACGCATGCCGCGTTGGAGTCGGGCGACAACCAAGCGCAAGCGGGTCAAGACGCCATTCAGCTCATGACGGTACATGCCTCGAAGGGCTTGGAGTTTGATTGCGTGTTCATCACAGGCATGGAAGAGGGCTTGTTCCCCCACGAAAACTCGATGAACGACTTTGACGGCCTGGAAGAAGAACGCCGCCTCATGTATGTGGCTATCACACGTGCGCGTAAGCGTTTGTACCTGAGCCATTCGCAAACCCGCATGTTGCATGGCCAAACGCGCTACAACTTGAAAAGTCGTTTCTTCGAAGAGCTGCCAGAGCACACGATGAAGTGGATCACGCCTGCGCGTTCAGCCTTTGCCTATGCCATGCCTTCGCGCCGCGATGCATGGCAGAACAACAACGGCTGGCAAAACAACGCATGGGGTGGCGGTGCGGCTACAGCCGTGGCTCCCAAGCCTGTACCTCAACGTGCAGCCCCTGTGACCAGTGGTCCTAACGCATGGGTGCGCAGCGGTGTGCAGGTGTTCCACGCCAAGTTTGGCGAGGGTGCGGTGATCAGCATTGAAGGTTTAGGCGACGATGCACGTGCGCAAGTGAACTTCCCGCGTCACGGCACCAAGTGGCTGGCGCTGAGTGTGGCCAAGCTCACACAGGTGTGA
- a CDS encoding 2-hydroxychromene-2-carboxylate isomerase produces MSKTVDYYLAPQSPWTYLGHQRLVQIAKATGASVRVMPMDLGQVFPISGGLPLGKRAPQRQAYRLVELARFSQALKLPLNLHPKFFPVAGDPAAKLIIAVDMHHGTDAALAITSAVLSAVWHEERDIADAATLAALLSEHQLDAACLALSNTPEVQARYDSYTQSAIDAQVFGAPSYVIDGELFWGQDRLDFVAQKLKS; encoded by the coding sequence ATGTCAAAAACGGTCGATTACTACCTGGCCCCACAAAGCCCTTGGACTTATTTGGGTCATCAACGTTTGGTGCAAATCGCCAAAGCGACGGGTGCCTCCGTGCGTGTGATGCCGATGGACTTAGGCCAAGTATTCCCCATCTCCGGTGGTTTGCCTCTGGGCAAACGCGCCCCCCAACGACAAGCATATCGATTGGTGGAGTTGGCGCGTTTCAGCCAAGCACTCAAGCTGCCGCTGAACCTGCATCCCAAGTTTTTCCCTGTGGCGGGCGACCCTGCAGCGAAGCTCATCATCGCGGTAGACATGCACCATGGCACAGATGCGGCTTTGGCCATCACCAGCGCTGTGTTGTCTGCCGTGTGGCACGAAGAACGTGACATCGCAGATGCCGCAACTTTGGCTGCTTTGCTGAGCGAACACCAACTGGATGCCGCATGCTTGGCGTTGTCCAACACGCCCGAGGTGCAAGCCCGCTACGACAGCTACACGCAAAGCGCGATTGATGCCCAAGTGTTTGGCGCGCCAAGCTATGTGATTGACGGTGAATTGTTTTGGGGCCAAGACCGTCTGGACTTTGTGGCGCAAAAGCTCAAGTCGTAA
- a CDS encoding TonB-dependent receptor → MGRIEVTSGRDNDTQQRRESTASKIVIGREEIERQGDANLGEILKRMPGITLGGAPGRGGGIRMRGLSQGYTQILLDGQRVPPGFSVESLTPEMIERIEIYRAPTAETGAQAIAGTINIITREGRKGMPTELKVGSSFQGGYASPTASLVKYHDAEQWTANYTLSVNRYAAPDHSENELTRDEIPVAGGNTTQHRYTNRSRISDSHYAREGLNATARLQLKGDPGETFTLMPFVALSQGSTAGSIYANQTSTGYLPLTNGSTTASTGNDNHFAVARLNGQWRRKLSADSNMEWKFNVGGWNSHNEFQQTSGNLLLLPSATENSHVQDRSANLSGKYTNVMGGGHQWVSGAEMESVRRTQEVVGAYQTIPGSADYKASSMRYAMYSQDEWQLTPHWATHAGARYEGLTTQGNTATGDVTNHNGVFTPLLHAMWRPAPDSRDQVRMSLTRSFKTPTMPSLLARRTYTRDDNSATNPDVSGNPDLKPEIATGLDVAVERYLPQGGVLSASAFHRRVQNLIRNVTTYGPVPGVPGMSRWLSSPQNISEAITEGVELEAKFRMDQWVADAPHVDLRSNVSFYRSRVLSIDGPNNRLDQQPDMTANLGADYRLKAVPLTVGGNLNYNPGYTTRLSAEQLTTISQKRVMDVYGLWRVDGSTAWRLTLSNLNPRNYNTGSVYSSAGVVENSSTQNRSWTNVQILLEKKL, encoded by the coding sequence ATGGGGCGCATTGAAGTCACCAGTGGCCGTGACAACGACACGCAACAGCGCCGTGAGTCAACCGCTAGCAAAATCGTGATTGGTCGGGAAGAAATCGAACGTCAAGGCGACGCCAATCTGGGCGAAATTTTGAAGCGCATGCCTGGCATCACCTTGGGGGGCGCTCCTGGACGGGGCGGCGGCATTCGCATGCGTGGCTTGAGTCAGGGTTACACACAAATCTTGCTCGATGGCCAGCGTGTGCCGCCAGGTTTCTCGGTGGAGTCACTCACGCCAGAGATGATTGAGCGCATCGAAATTTACCGCGCCCCCACGGCCGAAACAGGTGCGCAAGCGATTGCAGGCACCATCAACATCATCACGCGTGAAGGCCGCAAAGGCATGCCCACCGAGTTGAAAGTGGGCTCTTCGTTTCAAGGCGGTTATGCATCGCCCACCGCCTCGTTGGTGAAGTACCACGACGCGGAACAGTGGACAGCAAATTACACACTGTCGGTCAATCGCTATGCGGCGCCGGACCACAGTGAAAACGAGTTGACGCGTGATGAGATTCCAGTTGCGGGTGGCAATACAACGCAGCATCGCTATACGAACCGTTCACGTATCAGCGACAGCCATTACGCGCGTGAGGGGTTGAATGCCACCGCGCGGTTGCAGCTCAAAGGCGATCCGGGCGAGACCTTTACCCTGATGCCATTTGTCGCACTGTCGCAAGGCAGCACAGCTGGCAGCATTTACGCGAACCAAACTTCAACAGGCTACTTGCCGCTAACCAACGGCAGCACCACAGCGAGTACGGGCAACGACAACCACTTTGCTGTTGCGCGTCTCAATGGGCAATGGCGCCGCAAGCTTTCAGCAGATAGCAATATGGAGTGGAAGTTCAATGTGGGCGGATGGAATAGCCACAACGAATTTCAACAAACCTCTGGCAACCTTTTGTTATTGCCAAGTGCGACCGAAAATTCGCATGTGCAAGACCGATCGGCCAACTTGAGCGGTAAGTACACGAATGTGATGGGCGGTGGCCATCAGTGGGTGAGTGGTGCAGAGATGGAGTCGGTGCGCCGTACGCAGGAAGTAGTGGGAGCCTATCAAACCATTCCAGGCAGTGCAGATTACAAAGCTAGCTCTATGCGTTATGCCATGTATTCGCAAGACGAGTGGCAACTCACGCCACATTGGGCGACGCATGCGGGTGCACGCTACGAAGGTTTGACCACACAGGGCAACACAGCAACAGGTGATGTGACCAACCACAACGGTGTGTTCACGCCCTTGCTTCACGCCATGTGGCGCCCCGCCCCTGATAGTCGTGATCAAGTCCGCATGAGCCTCACCCGCAGCTTTAAAACACCCACTATGCCCTCTTTGTTGGCGCGTCGGACCTACACGCGCGATGACAACAGCGCCACCAACCCTGACGTCTCGGGTAATCCCGATCTCAAGCCAGAAATCGCCACAGGTTTGGACGTTGCTGTTGAGCGCTACTTACCGCAAGGTGGGGTGTTGAGTGCAAGTGCATTTCATCGCCGTGTGCAGAACTTGATTCGCAACGTCACCACGTATGGCCCCGTGCCCGGTGTGCCAGGCATGTCGCGCTGGTTGTCCAGCCCACAAAACATCAGCGAAGCCATCACCGAAGGCGTCGAGTTAGAAGCCAAGTTTCGCATGGACCAATGGGTCGCAGATGCCCCACATGTGGACCTGCGCAGCAATGTGAGTTTTTACCGTTCACGTGTACTGAGCATTGATGGCCCCAATAACCGGCTTGACCAGCAACCCGACATGACGGCTAACCTAGGCGCTGACTACCGACTCAAAGCCGTGCCACTGACTGTTGGCGGTAACCTCAATTACAACCCCGGCTACACCACGCGTTTAAGCGCGGAGCAGTTGACAACAATTTCGCAAAAGCGCGTGATGGATGTGTATGGTTTGTGGCGTGTCGATGGCAGCACGGCATGGCGCTTGACCTTGAGCAACCTCAATCCACGCAACTACAACACGGGCAGTGTGTACAGCAGTGCTGGCGTTGTTGAAAACAGCAGCACCCAAAACCGCAGCTGGACCAATGTGCAAATTCTTCTCGAGAAAAAACTATGA
- the minD gene encoding septum site-determining protein MinD, whose protein sequence is MTKIVVVTSGKGGVGKTTTSASFSSGLALRGFKTVVIDFDVGLRNLDLIMGCERRVVYDFINVINGEATLNQALIKDKQCDNLFVLAASQTRDKDALSQEGVERVLNELKDMKFDYIVCDSPAGIEVGAMMAMHFADEALVVTNPEVSSVRDSDRILGMLSSKTKRAIDGDTPIKEHLLITRYNPSRVEEGHMLSLEDIQDILRIPLIGVIPESETVLTASNQGLPAVHLENTDVSEAYKDVISRFLGEDVPMRFTEHVKPGLFKRIFGGK, encoded by the coding sequence ATGACAAAAATCGTGGTGGTGACTTCTGGCAAGGGCGGCGTGGGCAAGACCACAACCAGCGCCAGTTTTTCCTCTGGCCTCGCGTTGCGCGGCTTCAAAACGGTGGTCATCGACTTTGACGTCGGCTTGCGTAACCTCGACCTCATCATGGGTTGCGAGCGTCGCGTGGTGTATGACTTCATCAACGTCATCAACGGTGAAGCCACGCTGAACCAAGCGCTGATCAAAGACAAACAGTGCGACAACTTGTTTGTGTTGGCCGCCTCACAAACGCGCGACAAAGACGCCCTGTCACAAGAGGGTGTGGAGCGCGTGTTGAACGAACTCAAAGACATGAAGTTCGACTACATCGTGTGCGACTCCCCTGCCGGCATCGAAGTAGGCGCCATGATGGCCATGCACTTCGCAGACGAAGCGTTGGTGGTCACTAACCCCGAAGTGTCTTCGGTACGTGACTCAGACCGCATCTTGGGCATGCTCAGCAGCAAAACCAAACGTGCGATTGATGGCGACACCCCCATCAAAGAACACTTGCTCATCACACGCTACAACCCAAGCCGCGTGGAAGAAGGTCACATGCTGTCGCTCGAAGACATCCAAGACATCTTGCGCATTCCGTTGATCGGCGTGATTCCTGAATCAGAAACCGTGTTGACCGCATCGAACCAAGGCTTGCCAGCGGTTCACTTGGAAAACACCGATGTGTCTGAAGCCTACAAAGACGTGATCAGCCGCTTCTTGGGCGAAGACGTGCCCATGCGCTTCACTGAGCATGTCAAGCCTGGTTTGTTCAAACGAATTTTTGGCGGGAAGTAA
- the minC gene encoding septum site-determining protein MinC, translating into MSQAAAPHAYEIKSASLPLVSFLLKTSDTSALQADMARRLGATPGFFDNDPVVIDLSVLEDPNNQLDLPSVCLMLRTHQMLPVAVRGANEHQLANARKAGLFEASDLSIQAPAAPRVETVVQEVIREVEVVREVQTGSGAAMVIDKPLRSGQHVYAKGRDLIVLAMVNPGAEIMADGHIHVYAPLRGKAIAGARGDEQARIFTSCLEAELISIAGTYRTSGDAPLPADVAGKAAQISLQGDKLVMQAL; encoded by the coding sequence ATGAGCCAAGCTGCTGCGCCACACGCCTACGAAATCAAAAGTGCCTCCTTGCCCTTGGTGTCTTTTCTCCTCAAAACCTCTGACACATCAGCCTTGCAAGCCGATATGGCCCGTCGCTTGGGCGCCACCCCCGGCTTCTTCGACAACGACCCGGTCGTCATCGACTTGAGCGTGCTGGAAGACCCCAACAACCAGCTTGATCTCCCTTCGGTTTGCCTGATGCTGCGCACGCACCAAATGTTGCCAGTGGCCGTGCGCGGCGCAAATGAACACCAATTAGCTAATGCACGCAAAGCGGGCTTGTTTGAAGCGAGCGACTTGAGCATTCAAGCCCCTGCGGCCCCTCGCGTTGAAACCGTGGTGCAAGAAGTGATTCGCGAGGTGGAAGTGGTGCGCGAAGTGCAAACCGGCAGCGGCGCGGCCATGGTCATCGACAAGCCCCTGCGCTCAGGCCAACACGTGTATGCCAAAGGCCGCGATCTGATTGTGCTGGCCATGGTCAACCCAGGTGCGGAAATCATGGCCGATGGCCACATTCACGTCTACGCACCGCTGCGTGGCAAAGCCATTGCAGGCGCACGCGGCGACGAACAAGCACGCATCTTCACATCGTGCCTTGAGGCCGAGTTGATCTCGATTGCTGGCACCTACCGCACCAGCGGGGATGCACCGCTGCCTGCGGATGTGGCTGGCAAAGCCGCGCAAATCAGCCTTCAGGGCGATAAGTTGGTGATGCAAGCGCTGTAA
- a CDS encoding SlyX family protein — protein MPHNNIDKRLMDLEIKASFTEDLVEQLNQTIFQQQQQIEALIREVSQLRQQTPDGGSGGFSSLRDELPPHY, from the coding sequence ATGCCACACAATAACATTGACAAACGCCTGATGGACTTAGAAATCAAGGCCAGTTTCACCGAAGACTTGGTGGAGCAACTCAACCAAACCATCTTTCAGCAACAGCAACAAATTGAGGCCCTCATCCGCGAGGTCAGCCAACTGCGCCAGCAAACACCAGACGGTGGTTCGGGTGGTTTCAGCAGCTTGCGTGATGAGCTGCCGCCGCACTATTGA
- a CDS encoding GMP reductase, producing the protein MEIFDYDNILLLPRKCRVESRSECDAGVELGGRKFRLPVVPANMKTVVDETICLWMAQNNYFYVMHRFDLDNVQFVKDMHAKGVYASISLGVKAPDRATVDTLAAAGLTPEYITIDIAHGHADSVRDMIGYIKAKLPNSFVIAGNVATPEAVIDLENWGADATKVGVGPGKVCITKLKTGFGTGGWQLSALKWCARVATKPIIADGGIRSHGDIAKSIRFGASMVMIGSLFAGHEESPGKTVEVNGELFKEYYGSASDFNKGEYKHVEGKRILEPVKGKLANTLIEMEQDVQSSISYAGGTKLMDIRKVNYVILGGDNAGEHLLM; encoded by the coding sequence ATGGAAATTTTTGATTACGACAACATCTTGTTGCTGCCACGCAAGTGCCGCGTGGAAAGCCGCTCTGAATGCGATGCAGGTGTTGAACTCGGTGGCCGCAAGTTTCGCTTGCCAGTTGTCCCCGCCAACATGAAAACCGTGGTGGATGAAACCATCTGCTTGTGGATGGCGCAAAACAACTACTTCTACGTGATGCACCGCTTCGATTTGGACAATGTCCAATTCGTGAAAGACATGCACGCCAAGGGTGTGTACGCGTCGATCTCTTTGGGCGTGAAAGCCCCAGACCGCGCCACCGTAGACACTTTGGCTGCGGCTGGTTTAACGCCTGAATACATCACCATCGACATTGCCCACGGCCACGCCGACAGCGTGCGCGACATGATTGGCTACATCAAGGCCAAGTTGCCAAACAGCTTTGTGATCGCGGGCAACGTGGCCACGCCTGAAGCCGTGATCGACCTCGAAAACTGGGGTGCTGATGCGACCAAAGTGGGCGTGGGCCCTGGCAAGGTGTGTATCACCAAGCTCAAGACTGGTTTTGGCACAGGCGGCTGGCAGTTGTCAGCGCTCAAGTGGTGCGCCCGCGTGGCGACCAAGCCCATCATTGCCGACGGCGGCATTCGCAGCCACGGCGACATCGCCAAGAGCATCCGCTTTGGCGCGAGCATGGTGATGATTGGCTCACTGTTTGCTGGCCACGAAGAGTCGCCCGGCAAGACAGTGGAAGTCAACGGCGAGTTGTTCAAAGAGTATTACGGCTCAGCCTCTGACTTCAACAAAGGCGAATACAAGCACGTGGAAGGCAAGCGCATTTTGGAGCCTGTCAAAGGTAAGTTGGCCAACACGCTCATCGAGATGGAGCAAGACGTGCAAAGCTCGATCAGCTATGCCGGCGGCACCAAGCTGATGGACATACGCAAGGTGAACTACGTCATCTTGGGCGGCGACAACGCAGGCGAACATCTGTTGATGTAA
- a CDS encoding alpha/beta hydrolase: MTQRDGAWYDRMYNNRALVPKHAAHFTYWREASAQVRATQRCFQDVAYGRGLNETLDIFPSDTANEKAPVVVFIHGGFWRALDKSDHSFIAPTFTAQGAHVVVPNYALCPAVTVSDIALQMVKCVAWVWRNIHRFGGDPSRITLMGHSAGGQLVALLLACDWPAYAADLPPHLVIKALSISGLYELESVRATPYLKDSLRLTEQEAVRNSPAWMPAPQQATLYSVVGGIESEEFLRHNLLIQQSWGKDRVPVAEALDGLQHFSIVEALTQPGHRLHTLALELLNK, from the coding sequence ATGACGCAACGCGACGGCGCTTGGTATGACCGCATGTACAACAACCGCGCCTTGGTGCCTAAACATGCAGCGCACTTTACCTATTGGCGCGAAGCGTCGGCGCAGGTACGTGCCACGCAGCGTTGCTTTCAAGACGTGGCCTATGGCCGTGGTTTGAATGAAACCTTGGATATTTTTCCCAGCGATACGGCCAATGAAAAAGCTCCCGTGGTGGTGTTCATTCACGGTGGCTTCTGGCGTGCATTAGACAAGTCTGACCATTCGTTCATCGCGCCAACTTTCACCGCACAAGGTGCGCATGTGGTGGTGCCCAACTATGCCTTGTGCCCCGCGGTGACGGTGTCTGACATTGCCCTGCAAATGGTCAAGTGCGTGGCTTGGGTGTGGCGCAACATCCATCGCTTCGGGGGGGACCCCAGCCGCATCACCTTGATGGGGCACTCTGCGGGAGGGCAGTTGGTCGCTCTGCTGTTGGCTTGCGATTGGCCCGCCTATGCGGCTGATTTACCGCCACACTTGGTGATCAAAGCTTTGTCGATTTCAGGTTTGTACGAGTTGGAGTCGGTGCGCGCGACGCCCTACCTCAAAGACAGCTTGCGTTTGACCGAGCAAGAGGCGGTACGAAACAGCCCCGCATGGATGCCTGCGCCCCAACAAGCCACTCTTTACAGCGTGGTCGGTGGCATTGAGAGCGAAGAGTTCTTGCGGCACAACCTCTTGATTCAACAGTCGTGGGGCAAAGATCGTGTGCCCGTGGCCGAAGCTTTAGACGGCTTGCAGCACTTCAGCATCGTTGAAGCGTTGACGCAACCCGGCCACCGTTTGCACACGCTGGCGCTCGAGTTGTTGAACAAGTAA
- the minE gene encoding cell division topological specificity factor MinE, producing the protein MSLLSLLLGEKKKTANVAKERLQFILTHERTGRNPQPDYLPALQRDLVAVLSKYVKINPDDIKVNLERHDNLEVLEVKIELPE; encoded by the coding sequence ATGTCGTTGCTCTCTCTCTTACTCGGTGAGAAGAAAAAAACAGCGAACGTTGCCAAAGAGCGTTTGCAGTTCATCCTCACCCACGAACGCACGGGTCGCAACCCACAGCCCGACTACCTGCCCGCTTTGCAGCGTGATTTGGTGGCCGTGCTCTCTAAATACGTGAAGATCAATCCTGATGACATCAAGGTCAATCTGGAGCGTCACGACAACCTCGAAGTGCTCGAAGTCAAAATCGAACTCCCCGAGTGA